In one window of Tumebacillus algifaecis DNA:
- a CDS encoding dihydrolipoamide acetyltransferase family protein, translated as MATILMPQLGESVTEGTIAKWLKQPGDTINKYDSIAEVITDKVNAEVPSEFVGTLTEILVPEGATVSVGTPIAVIAEEGEASAPATAPKAEVASTPTAPAAAVSATAQVPSAPQRGEGGARFSPAVLRLIQEHNLDASQISGTGAGGRITRKDVLAFVEGGGATAPQATKTEAELSTVAAPTKPATGLTEIGAQGAAAAPVAAPVSTPSVKPSYQAAEGDTVIEASGVRKTIARRMLESKHNAPHAWTMMEADVTSLSKFRDKSKDAFKAKEGVSLTFLPFFIKAVVESLKEFPIINSTWQDDKIIIKKDINISIAVATEDALFVPVIKNADRLSILGLSHAINDLAKRARAGKLTPDDMSGGTFTVNNTGSFGSIQSMPIINAPQAAILSMEAIVKRPVVTPDDSFAIRSMMNMCMSLDHRVLDGLVCGRFLQAVKKRIESYVEPNLY; from the coding sequence ATGGCAACGATCCTCATGCCGCAGCTTGGCGAGTCTGTCACGGAAGGCACAATTGCCAAGTGGCTCAAACAACCTGGCGACACAATCAACAAGTATGACTCGATCGCTGAGGTCATCACCGATAAAGTAAACGCTGAAGTTCCGTCCGAGTTTGTCGGCACTTTGACCGAAATCCTCGTTCCGGAGGGTGCGACCGTCTCGGTGGGCACGCCTATCGCAGTGATCGCAGAAGAAGGTGAAGCTTCGGCTCCGGCAACAGCGCCTAAAGCTGAGGTTGCATCGACTCCGACAGCTCCTGCAGCAGCCGTTTCTGCAACCGCTCAGGTTCCGTCCGCTCCGCAGCGCGGGGAAGGCGGCGCTCGTTTCTCTCCGGCCGTTCTGCGCTTGATCCAAGAGCACAACCTTGATGCAAGCCAAATCAGTGGTACTGGTGCTGGCGGACGCATCACCCGCAAAGACGTGCTGGCCTTTGTCGAAGGCGGTGGTGCAACAGCACCGCAAGCGACCAAGACCGAAGCAGAACTGTCCACTGTGGCAGCTCCGACCAAGCCTGCGACCGGTCTGACCGAAATCGGCGCACAGGGAGCGGCAGCAGCACCTGTGGCGGCACCGGTTTCTACTCCGTCTGTCAAACCGTCGTACCAAGCGGCTGAAGGTGACACGGTGATCGAGGCTTCGGGTGTTCGCAAGACGATCGCCCGCAGAATGCTGGAATCGAAACATAACGCGCCGCACGCTTGGACGATGATGGAGGCGGATGTGACTTCGCTTTCCAAGTTCCGCGACAAGAGCAAAGATGCGTTCAAAGCAAAAGAAGGCGTGTCCTTAACCTTCTTGCCGTTCTTCATCAAAGCGGTTGTCGAGTCGCTCAAAGAGTTCCCGATCATCAACTCGACATGGCAAGATGATAAGATTATTATTAAAAAAGATATCAACATTTCGATTGCAGTGGCGACAGAAGACGCACTGTTCGTTCCGGTCATCAAAAATGCTGACCGTCTGAGCATTCTGGGTCTGTCCCATGCGATCAATGATCTGGCAAAACGCGCACGTGCAGGCAAGTTGACACCGGACGATATGTCTGGCGGCACGTTCACCGTCAACAACACCGGATCGTTCGGCTCGATTCAGTCGATGCCGATCATCAATGCACCGCAAGCGGCAATTCTGTCGATGGAAGCGATCGTCAAGCGCCCGGTCGTGACACCGGATGATTCGTTTGCGATTCGTTCGATGATGAACATGTGCATGTCGCTTGACCACCGAGTTCTCGATGGACTGGTTTGCGGTCGCTTCCTGCAAGCGGTCAAGAAGCGCATCGAGTCCTATGTGGAGCCGAACCTGTACTAA
- the lipA gene encoding lipoyl synthase has protein sequence MNVLNNSPEAAEEERPLRRPDWLKIQLRTGPNFTELKDLLRGNTLHTVCEEARCPNIYECWENRTATFMILGDICTRACGFCAVKTGLPSELDLQEPERVADSAEIMKLRHAVVTAVARDDLKDHGASVFAETVRAIRRRMPLCTVEVLPSDMGGQYEALKVLLDAEPDIFNHNIETVRRLTPKVRAKATYDRTLDVLRFAKEYKPQIPTKSSLMLGHGETWEEIIQVMDDLRAVDVDIMTMGQYLQPTKKHLPVKKYWTPEEFAALKEEGLKRGFKHVESGPLVRSSYHAHEQAQSTDQKFRENA, from the coding sequence CTGAACGTTCTGAACAATTCCCCGGAGGCAGCAGAGGAGGAGCGTCCGCTGCGTCGGCCGGACTGGCTGAAGATTCAATTGCGCACGGGTCCGAACTTCACGGAACTGAAAGATCTGTTGCGGGGAAATACGCTCCACACCGTCTGTGAAGAAGCTCGTTGCCCGAACATCTACGAATGTTGGGAGAACCGTACAGCGACCTTTATGATTCTCGGAGACATCTGTACCCGTGCTTGTGGATTCTGCGCGGTGAAGACGGGCCTGCCGTCCGAATTGGATTTGCAGGAGCCGGAACGCGTGGCCGATTCGGCTGAGATCATGAAACTGCGGCATGCTGTGGTCACTGCGGTTGCCCGCGATGATTTGAAAGATCACGGTGCTTCCGTGTTTGCGGAGACGGTACGCGCGATTCGCCGCCGAATGCCACTGTGCACGGTCGAGGTATTGCCATCCGATATGGGTGGTCAATACGAAGCGCTGAAGGTGTTGCTCGATGCTGAGCCTGACATCTTTAATCACAACATCGAGACGGTTCGCCGCCTGACGCCGAAAGTGCGCGCCAAGGCGACCTATGACCGGACGCTCGACGTGTTGCGCTTCGCGAAAGAGTACAAGCCGCAGATCCCGACCAAATCATCGCTGATGCTCGGCCACGGGGAAACGTGGGAAGAGATCATTCAGGTGATGGATGACTTGCGGGCTGTCGATGTGGATATCATGACGATGGGACAATACTTGCAACCGACGAAAAAGCATCTTCCAGTCAAGAAGTATTGGACGCCGGAAGAGTTTGCCGCTTTGAAAGAAGAGGGGCTGAAACGCGGTTTCAAGCACGTCGAGTCGGGTCCGCTGGTGCGCAGTTCCTATCATGCGCACGAACAAGCCCAATCGACCGATCAAAAGTTCAGAGAAAACGCATAA
- a CDS encoding thiamine pyrophosphate-dependent dehydrogenase E1 component subunit alpha, with product MSKYDYKELGLSEEQVLDLYYFMLLARKLDERFWLLNRAGKIPFVISCQGQEAAQVGAAYALDKEIDYLAPYYRDLGCVLVFGQTPTEVMMSAFAKPGDVNSHGRQMPGHFGGRKYRTLSGSSPVTTQFPHAVGAALAAKMRGEKSVAYTSTGEGSSNQGDFHEACNFAAVHKLPCIFYIENNGYAISVPLSKQLGNHNTADRAIGYGMPGYQIDGNDVLEVYKYVKEAAERGRNGEGPTMIEARTYRLVPHSSDDDDRAYRSREEVEAAKKQDPLITFAQYLRDKGVLTEEKEKEMNDRVMREVNEGTETAEKEPFYAPEDALTHVYEEQ from the coding sequence ATGTCCAAGTACGATTACAAAGAACTGGGCCTGTCTGAAGAACAGGTTCTTGATCTCTATTATTTCATGCTGCTCGCCCGCAAGTTGGACGAGCGTTTCTGGTTGCTCAACCGTGCCGGCAAAATTCCGTTCGTCATCTCCTGCCAAGGTCAGGAAGCGGCGCAAGTTGGCGCTGCCTATGCGCTGGACAAAGAGATCGACTATCTCGCTCCGTACTACCGTGACCTCGGCTGTGTGCTCGTGTTTGGTCAAACGCCGACAGAGGTCATGATGTCTGCGTTTGCAAAGCCAGGTGACGTCAACTCCCACGGTCGCCAGATGCCAGGTCACTTCGGCGGGCGCAAATACCGCACTCTGTCCGGTTCCTCACCTGTTACCACCCAATTCCCGCATGCGGTTGGCGCTGCGCTCGCAGCGAAGATGCGCGGCGAGAAGAGCGTTGCCTACACCTCGACAGGTGAAGGCTCCTCTAACCAAGGCGATTTCCATGAGGCGTGCAACTTTGCGGCGGTACATAAGTTGCCGTGCATCTTTTACATTGAGAACAACGGCTATGCGATCTCCGTTCCGCTTTCCAAACAGCTCGGCAATCACAACACGGCGGACCGCGCGATCGGCTATGGCATGCCAGGTTATCAGATCGACGGCAACGATGTACTCGAAGTGTACAAGTATGTGAAGGAAGCGGCAGAACGCGGTCGCAACGGTGAAGGACCAACCATGATTGAAGCGCGTACCTACCGCCTCGTTCCGCACTCCTCGGACGATGATGACAGAGCCTACAGAAGCCGTGAAGAAGTTGAAGCGGCGAAGAAGCAGGACCCGCTGATCACGTTTGCGCAGTATCTCCGCGACAAGGGCGTTCTGACCGAAGAGAAGGAAAAAGAGATGAACGACCGCGTAATGCGTGAAGTCAACGAAGGCACTGAAACGGCAGAAAAAGAGCCGTTCTATGCGCCGGAAGACGCGCTTACGCACGTCTACGAAGAACAATAG
- a CDS encoding alpha-ketoacid dehydrogenase subunit beta: protein MAIKSYIEAVTEALDQEMERDSSIFILGEDVGVRGGVFRATTGLIEKYGEDRVIDSPLSESAIVGVSIGAAMVGMRPVAEIQFADFIFPAYNQIVSEAARIRYRTKSDWFVPMTIRAPYGGGVHGALYHSQSVEALFHHVPGLKIVMPSTPYDVKGLLTAAIRDNDPVLFFEHKRCYRLIKGEVPSEQYTIEIGKADVKREGDDVTVITYGLMVHYALEAAETLAQEGISTHILDLRTIKPIDREAILEATKKTGKVLIVHEDSKFGGVGGEISAIIAEEALFDLDAPIQRLAGPDVPAMPYSPPQEKFFMLSPAKIADAIRELAKF from the coding sequence ATGGCGATTAAATCATATATCGAAGCAGTAACCGAAGCGCTCGATCAGGAGATGGAGCGCGACTCCTCGATTTTTATTCTCGGTGAGGACGTTGGCGTTCGTGGCGGCGTTTTTCGCGCCACCACAGGATTGATCGAAAAATATGGCGAAGATCGCGTGATCGACTCCCCGCTCTCCGAGTCGGCGATCGTCGGCGTATCGATCGGTGCCGCGATGGTAGGTATGCGCCCGGTGGCGGAGATCCAATTCGCAGACTTCATCTTCCCGGCCTATAACCAAATCGTGTCCGAAGCGGCACGTATCCGCTATCGTACCAAGTCGGACTGGTTTGTTCCGATGACGATCCGCGCACCATATGGCGGTGGCGTTCACGGCGCACTCTACCACTCGCAGTCGGTAGAAGCACTGTTCCACCACGTACCGGGTCTGAAAATCGTCATGCCGTCCACTCCGTATGATGTGAAAGGTCTGTTGACCGCTGCGATCCGCGACAATGACCCGGTGCTGTTCTTCGAGCACAAGCGTTGCTACCGCTTGATCAAGGGTGAAGTGCCGTCCGAACAATACACGATCGAAATCGGCAAGGCGGACGTCAAGCGTGAAGGAGATGACGTCACCGTCATCACGTACGGCCTGATGGTTCACTACGCGCTGGAAGCGGCTGAAACGCTGGCACAAGAGGGCATCTCCACGCATATCCTCGACCTGCGTACGATCAAGCCGATCGATCGTGAAGCGATTTTGGAAGCGACGAAAAAGACGGGCAAAGTCCTGATCGTCCACGAAGACAGCAAATTTGGCGGTGTCGGTGGTGAAATTTCTGCAATCATTGCAGAAGAAGCTTTGTTCGACCTCGACGCGCCGATTCAACGACTTGCAGGTCCGGATGTCCCAGCGATGCCATACTCCCCGCCGCAAGAGAAGTTTTTCATGCTGAGCCCTGCTAAAATTGCAGATGCGATCCGCGAACTGGCCAAATTCTAA